The Bacteroidales bacterium DNA window AAGAAAGAGTAGATGAATTTGATTTTCAAATAAGAACCAGTTTGCCTCCTAATGAAGGAATATTCTATGACGGGCAAGTTTTTGACGCTTATGTTTTTGTTGTTGAATTGATTAAATCAGCAAAAGTAAGCGTACTTTCAATGTTATCTAAAAGAAAAAAAGATGTAGTTGCTACAATTTATACCTCAAACCTGACAAAGCAACTGAAACTTGATTTGAAAAAGCATAACGAACAATATCCTTCAATAGAAATAAATACATTTACAAAATCTCACGACCGATTTTTTATCATAGACTATCAAACCGTTTATCATATAGGGGCATCTTTAAAGGACTTGGGGAAAAAATGGTTTGCTTTTTCAAAAATAGCTTTAGACCCGAATGAGATGATTATAAAACTAAAATGAGTTTGTAATTAATACTGAAATTAAACAATATTCAATAACTTGCACTGAGCTGAGTCGAAGTGTCAATAATCAATTAAAATGGGACGAGCATTTGAATACAGAAAAGCAGCAAAAATGAAACGTTGGGGTAAAATGTCAACCTTATTCCCCAAATTGTCAAAGGCAATTACTATAGCAGCTAAAGAAGGCGGCACCGATCCGGATATGAATTCCAAACTTCGTACAGCGATAATAAATGCCAAAGCCGGAAATATGCCCAAAGATAACATCGACAGAGCAATAAAACGGGCAGAAGGAAAAGATGCTGCCGATTATACCGAAGTTGTTTATGAAGGCAAAGGGCCTCACGGTGTTATGGTAATATTAGAATGTGCTACAGATAATACCACTCGTACTGTTGCAAACGTAAAATATTATTTCAATAAGTACGGCGGAGGAATGACTACTTCCGGATCATTTGATTTTTTATTTGACCGTAAAGCTGTTTTTGAAATTGAGAAAACAGAAGAAATGAATCTTGAAGAGTTAGAATTCGAATTAATAGATTTCGGCTTGGAAGATATTGAAACAGATGATGAAGAAAATATCATTATCGTTTACGGTGAATATACTAATTTCGGTTCTTTATCCAAAGCACTGGAAGATAAAGGTATAGAACCTAAAAAAGCTACATTGGAACGCTTCCCGACATCTCCGGTAGAATTTACAGATGAACAAAAAGAGGAAATTGATAAGTTCCTTGATAAAATTGATGAAGATGATGATATTCAGGCTGTGTTTACTAATATGGGATAGTACTTATTTCAATCTGTCAATATGAGGATTTTTCTTTTTCTTATCGCAATGTCGGGGTATTAAAAAAACATTATGACAACAATTAATCCTTACATCTGTTTTAACGGAACTTGTGAAAAAGCTTTCTATTTTTACCGATCAGTTTTTGGAGGTGATTTTTCTGCATTTAGGCGGTTTAAAGAAATACCGGGTGATGTATCGGGAAATTATGAAACTTCTGCGAGTGAGGGAGAGAAAATAAGGCATATTGCTTTACCCGTCGGAAATCATACAATTATTATGGGGAGTGATTATCCCGAGAAATCGGATCGAATTATAGAAGGAAATAATTTTTCAATTTTTATTGATACAGATTCAAAGGAATTAGCTAATCGATATTTTATGGAACTATCGACCGGTGGAAAAGTTATTAAGCCTTTGGATAAAATTTGGGATTCTCTGTTTGGAATATTAGTTGACAAATTTGGTATTCAATGGATGGTTGGTTATAGTTTTGAATATAGAACAAGATAATTTGGCAACTTATAATCTGAAGGATTTTGAAATATTATGTTGTAAAATTAAACGGAATGTCCCCGACAGCGGTTGTAAACCTTGTCGGCGGATAAACAAAGAAACCACTTCCGGGGTTTAAAACCGCCAAAAGAGTAAAGTCGTAA harbors:
- a CDS encoding virulence RhuM family protein, with product MKDEIIIYQANEQSTRLEVRIEEDTVWLTQAQMADLFQTTRNNITLHISNIFKEKELDEISVGKESLLTASDGKKYKTKFYNLDIIISVGYRVKSIRGTQFRIWANKVLKDYLLRGYAVNQRFDKIEKDVHYLKERVDEFDFQIRTSLPPNEGIFYDGQVFDAYVFVVELIKSAKVSVLSMLSKRKKDVVATIYTSNLTKQLKLDLKKHNEQYPSIEINTFTKSHDRFFIIDYQTVYHIGASLKDLGKKWFAFSKIALDPNEMIIKLK
- a CDS encoding YebC/PmpR family DNA-binding transcriptional regulator, translated to MGRAFEYRKAAKMKRWGKMSTLFPKLSKAITIAAKEGGTDPDMNSKLRTAIINAKAGNMPKDNIDRAIKRAEGKDAADYTEVVYEGKGPHGVMVILECATDNTTRTVANVKYYFNKYGGGMTTSGSFDFLFDRKAVFEIEKTEEMNLEELEFELIDFGLEDIETDDEENIIIVYGEYTNFGSLSKALEDKGIEPKKATLERFPTSPVEFTDEQKEEIDKFLDKIDEDDDIQAVFTNMG
- a CDS encoding VOC family protein, with product MTTINPYICFNGTCEKAFYFYRSVFGGDFSAFRRFKEIPGDVSGNYETSASEGEKIRHIALPVGNHTIIMGSDYPEKSDRIIEGNNFSIFIDTDSKELANRYFMELSTGGKVIKPLDKIWDSLFGILVDKFGIQWMVGYSFEYRTR